One part of the Syngnathus acus chromosome 17, fSynAcu1.2, whole genome shotgun sequence genome encodes these proteins:
- the wls gene encoding protein wntless homolog: MAGAIIENMSTKKLVIVGVILLLFQAFAFMVGGLIAPSPTTAIHYLATKCVDTAKHRQEAKWFMPWGPNQCDKIRSFDEAPAKMIEANNIVFAVHIPLPNKEMSPWFQFMLVILQFDIAFKMYNQIEDGAMVTVDVGLAYRDDTVSEWTEMAHSFEQRKLSCNFTTSKTFENEGRYYECDLLPFMEVGSVAHKYYLLNVRLPVNERKKINVGIGEIKDIRLVGIHQNGGFTKVWFAMKTFLTPSILIIMIWYWRRITLMTRPPVLLEKVIFALGISMTFINIPVEWFSIGFNWTWMLLFGDIRQGIFYSMLLSFWIIFCGEHLMDQTERNRFSVYWKQVGPIVFGSFCLFIFDMCERGVQLTNPFYSIWASDVGTELAMAFIIVAGICACLYFLFLCFMVFQVFRNISGKRSSLPAMSKARRLHYEGLIFRFKFLMLVTLACAAMTVIFFIISQVNEGHWHWGEHTVEVNSAFFTGIYGMWNLYVFAIMFLYAPSHKRQSITGDTAASSGEDIQLTTTITHVDGPTEIYKMTGKEAQE; the protein is encoded by the exons ATGGCGGGGGCAATTATCGAGAACATGAGCACCAAAAAGTTGGTGATCGTGGGAGTTATACTGCTTTTGTTCCAGGCGTTCGCTTTCATGGTCGGTGGGTTAATTG CTCCCAGCCCCACCACGGCAATCCATTACCTGGCCACCAAATGCGTGGACACCGCCAAGCACCGGCAGGAAGCCAAATGGTTCATGCCATGGGGTCCCAATCAATGCGACAAAATCCGCTCCTTTGACGAGGCCCCGGCTAAGATGATTGAGGCCAACAACATTGTGTTTGCCGTCCACATTCCTCTGCCCAACAAGGAGATGAGCCCCTGGTTCCAGTTCATGCTGGTCATCTTGCAGTTTGACATCGCCTTCAAGATGTACAACCAGATAG AGGACGGAGCCATGGTCACCGTTGACGTGGGCCTGGCCTACAGAGATGATACAGTCAGCGAGTGGACCGAGATGGCGCACTCATTTGAACAACGGAAGCTCAGCTGCAACTTCACCACTTCCAAG ACTTTTGAAAACGAGGGCCGTTACTACGAGTGTGACCTCCTGCCCTTCATGGAGGTCGGCAGCGTGGCCCACAAGTACTATCTTCTCAACGTTCGTCTGCCGGTCAATGAGCGCAAGAAGATCAACGTGGGCATCGGAGAAATCAAGGACATTCGCTTGGTT GGCATCCACCAAAATGGCGGCTTCACTAAGGTTTGGTTTGCCATGAAGACGTTCCTCACACCCagcatcctcatcatcatgaTATGGTACTGGAGGCGCATCACGCTCATGACGAGACCTCCTGTGCTGCTGGAGAA AGTGATCTTTGCTCTGGGCATCTCCATGACGTTCATCAACATCCCAGTGGAGTGGTTCTCCATTGGCTTCAACTGGACCTGGATGTTGCTTTTTGGAGACATCCGACAAGGCATTTTCTACTCCATGTTGCTTTCCTTCTGGATCATCTTCTGCGGAGAGCACCTCATG GACCAAACGGAGAGGAATCGTTTCTCAGTGTATTGGAAACAAGTCGGGCCCATCGTGTTTGggtcgttctgtctcttcatCTTCGACATGTGTGAGAG AGGTGTCCAGTTAACAAACCCCTTCTACAGCATCTGGGCATCTGATGTCGGGACTGAGCTGGCT ATGGCTTTCATAATAGTAGCCGGGATCTGCGCTTGCCTCTACTTCCTCTTCCTTTGCTTCATGGTTTTCCAAGTCTTCCGCAACATCAGTGGTAAGAGGTCTTCACTGCCTGCCATGTCCAAGGCCAGACGCCTGCACTACGAG GGTTTGATTTTTCGTTTCAAATTCCTCATGTTGGTCACGTTGGCCTGTGCCGCCATGACTGTCATCTTCTTCATCATCAGTCAG GTGAATGAGGGTCACTGGCACTGGGGGGAACACACCGTTGAGGTGAACAGTGCCTTCTTCACGGGTATCTACGGAATGTGGAATCTCTACGTATTCGCCATCATGTTCTTGTACGCCCCCTCTCACAAGCGACAAAGCATCACCG GCGATACTGCAGCAAGCAGCGGCGAAGACATCCAGCTGACTACGACCATCACTCACGTCGACGGTCCCACTGAGATCTACAAGATGACTGGAAAAGAAGCCCAAGAGTAG